From Xylocopilactobacillus apis, a single genomic window includes:
- a CDS encoding DEAD/DEAH box helicase family protein: MSKVNKISANVRQFPLVDQAEQAEVDLFSQHQGYVIPEYIDANLIHTLRNYQNQAIGNYHYTQTHLKPSPQHVLFNMATGSGKTDLMAGLILYLYQEHNYRNFLFTVNTNSVLMKTKDNLVSKSSDKYLFQDKIEIDGKRIFIKEVERFPRIQEANTIYIKLSSVQKVSDDLFVLKENTMGLADYENQPVAVLADEAHHYSASTKSEKEAENTWESAINKILRARDDKEQKNLLLEFTATVDFDKETIYNKYRDKVVYLYPLNKFMYDGYSKQVKRIETSANDKDKMLNVILLSQYRKYFAYAQGVTGVFKPVIMFKSPKVAVSLEANKTFNELILNLNVGDLISFIKHQQLLDSNDSSALQLAYNYYLQNEDKLANIVREIKHDFDPRNVLNANDTSGNILEKGQYKALNTLESPNSLYRVVFAVAKLTEGWDVLNLYDIVRIEQEALANKKATMIEAQLIGRGARYYPFELNGQKSYKRRFDGETSNKQLLLETLHYHTMNEPQYLKQLVGALKQMDLPTGQDKKNPPIEIKVKSAFKKTDVYKTGKIYYNEAEDVADEWFDSIEKYGINHKTDIYRSLNYGSREVSYQASVETVETKTIGIEQFNDRYIKKAIQRLEFYQFDNLKKYLPLLRSMKDFIYGKNWLNAGNLKLFLTIPKEYKSRDITADEILKVTIDLLKEYEVKFKSGYVKKRGTNKFVGYPISEYLSNYNKRIPEYDTAALSNESTQKVAVYDMAEDFYVYDRAIVNKLEFELIERIKAHVSELKHKYNKAVYLFRMDENMHRESIKSEKLKLHQYGLRINRAGEKVDVHLQGFQPDFILFLEDSEFYFQIFIEPKGMSGERFVSELWKQDLLLYLTDNQDKMEFQDDEKNVRISGLKFYTKDDSQKTLEQLFKMTEIKGINDEPDGLF; the protein is encoded by the coding sequence ATGTCTAAAGTAAATAAAATTTCTGCTAACGTCCGTCAATTTCCCCTCGTAGACCAAGCTGAACAAGCAGAAGTTGATTTATTTAGTCAGCATCAAGGATATGTCATTCCAGAATATATTGATGCAAACCTTATTCACACTTTGCGCAATTATCAAAACCAGGCAATTGGAAATTACCATTATACTCAAACACATCTTAAACCAAGTCCCCAGCATGTTCTTTTTAATATGGCCACCGGTTCAGGAAAAACAGACTTGATGGCAGGACTTATTCTCTATCTCTATCAAGAACATAACTATCGGAATTTTTTATTCACCGTCAACACTAACTCGGTTTTAATGAAAACAAAAGATAATTTAGTCAGCAAAAGTAGTGATAAGTATCTTTTTCAAGATAAGATTGAAATTGATGGAAAACGGATCTTTATCAAAGAAGTTGAACGGTTTCCGCGGATTCAAGAAGCAAATACTATTTATATCAAACTTTCTTCTGTTCAGAAAGTTTCAGATGATTTATTTGTTTTGAAAGAGAATACGATGGGCTTGGCTGATTATGAAAACCAGCCTGTGGCAGTTCTGGCAGATGAAGCGCACCATTATTCAGCAAGCACAAAGTCAGAAAAGGAAGCTGAGAATACATGGGAGTCAGCAATCAATAAGATTCTCAGAGCACGAGATGATAAGGAACAAAAAAATCTCCTTCTTGAATTTACGGCTACTGTGGATTTTGATAAAGAAACAATTTATAACAAGTACCGAGATAAAGTTGTCTATCTCTATCCGCTTAATAAGTTTATGTACGATGGCTACTCTAAGCAAGTGAAACGAATTGAAACGTCAGCAAATGATAAAGATAAAATGTTGAACGTGATTCTTTTATCTCAGTATCGAAAATATTTTGCCTATGCTCAGGGAGTTACTGGAGTATTCAAACCCGTAATTATGTTTAAGTCTCCAAAAGTTGCAGTGTCTTTAGAAGCTAACAAGACATTTAATGAACTTATTTTGAATCTTAACGTTGGGGATTTAATATCATTTATCAAACATCAGCAGTTGTTAGACAGCAACGATAGTTCAGCTTTGCAATTAGCATATAACTATTATTTACAAAATGAAGATAAACTTGCAAATATCGTTCGTGAAATAAAGCATGATTTCGATCCGAGAAACGTATTAAACGCAAATGATACAAGCGGAAATATTCTTGAAAAAGGACAATATAAAGCATTGAATACGCTTGAGAGTCCAAATAGTTTGTATCGTGTAGTATTTGCTGTAGCTAAATTGACTGAGGGTTGGGATGTTTTAAATCTTTATGATATTGTACGCATTGAGCAAGAAGCGCTTGCAAATAAAAAAGCTACGATGATAGAAGCTCAGTTGATTGGACGTGGTGCAAGGTACTATCCATTTGAATTGAATGGGCAAAAAAGTTACAAACGAAGATTTGATGGTGAAACTTCGAATAAGCAGCTGCTCTTAGAAACTTTGCATTATCATACAATGAATGAACCCCAATACTTGAAACAGCTGGTGGGGGCATTGAAACAAATGGACTTGCCGACAGGTCAGGATAAGAAGAATCCGCCTATTGAAATTAAGGTTAAATCCGCTTTTAAGAAAACAGATGTTTATAAAACCGGCAAAATTTATTATAACGAAGCCGAGGACGTTGCAGATGAGTGGTTTGACTCTATTGAAAAATATGGCATTAATCATAAAACTGATATTTATAGAAGTTTGAATTACGGCAGCCGTGAAGTATCCTATCAAGCAAGTGTTGAAACTGTAGAAACTAAAACTATCGGAATTGAGCAGTTTAATGATCGGTATATTAAGAAAGCAATCCAACGATTAGAGTTTTATCAATTCGATAATTTAAAAAAATATCTTCCACTTCTAAGGTCGATGAAAGATTTTATTTATGGAAAAAATTGGCTGAATGCTGGAAATCTGAAACTTTTTTTGACCATACCAAAAGAATATAAGTCAAGGGATATAACAGCTGATGAAATCTTGAAAGTTACGATTGATCTCTTGAAAGAATATGAGGTGAAATTTAAATCTGGATATGTTAAGAAACGCGGCACAAACAAGTTTGTTGGTTATCCAATTAGTGAATATTTGTCGAATTATAATAAGCGGATACCAGAATATGACACTGCAGCTTTGTCGAATGAATCAACTCAAAAAGTAGCCGTGTATGATATGGCAGAAGATTTTTATGTTTATGACCGTGCAATTGTTAACAAGCTAGAATTTGAACTTATTGAGCGAATAAAAGCCCATGTGAGTGAACTTAAACATAAATATAATAAAGCCGTTTATTTGTTTCGTATGGATGAGAACATGCACCGCGAATCGATAAAGAGCGAAAAACTTAAACTCCATCAGTATGGTTTGCGAATCAATCGTGCTGGTGAAAAAGTTGATGTACATTTACAAGGATTTCAGCCTGATTTTATTTTATTTCTTGAGGATAGTGAATTTTATTTTCAAATTTTTATTGAGCCTAAGGGTATGAGCGGTGAAAGATTTGTGAGTGAATTATGGAAGCAAGACTTATTGCTTTATTTAACAGATAATCAAGATAAAATGGAATTTCAGGACGATGAAAAGAACGTTAGAATCAGCGGCTTAAAGTTTTACACTAAAGATGATAGTCAAAAGACTTTAGAGCAACTTTTTAAAATGACTGAAATTAAGGGAATAAACGATGAACCTGACGGCTTATTCTAA
- a CDS encoding DNA methyltransferase, translating into MANIEPAIFDELKNVLSSFGEKYFIGEELNRPKLTDDLRNYDEALLNKMFEMDFIKEHFIKKAAGQTIFQIEQFEEAVLYNSYWDTSYTKYENRVGLSSGGKFLQDSQDVVLDFPFKDCVLTASMTKEDNDDGYDEAFLNEVIEKDEIDRLFDKKIFVNTERFDNSKITQSSEAKDNRIVSFDKEKDNLIIKGNNLLALHTLKENYKDQVKLIYIDPPYNTGKDSFLYNDKFSRSTWLTFMKNRLETARELLSDDGSIFISIDDKQYAYLRVLCDNIFGESNHLETFHFQVRYTNKSLNERDNFQPVIEYCLAYAKDKNNFKPNKPTVAYDTTKFNLDIKELKSPDKTIEVNGRKVDIFLPSSYEIKKVSDEETNSLSYFKETWVTGSIYSGTGHGQMYQKVVEPRLNEDGYGVLYKIDGLGEDGLGYRYMTGPKKIGAAKGKMYNKIPTAKLEGIKSGTYYKEVPIVNYYDFSPQVGNIRHEGGTAFNSGKKPEKMLKMIIDMATNENDLVLDFHLGSGSTAAAAMKLHRRFIGIEQMDYIKNLVVKRLNNVINGDKTGISSDVNWQGGGSFVYAELFPKNMEYLQDIINANEIEELKLVYERMIQGTADISFRADLNKIDWDEGFDENKRLLVKLLDKNGLYYNYSEIDDANVRDMISDKDYTFNKYFYAKGE; encoded by the coding sequence ATGGCTAATATTGAACCGGCGATTTTTGATGAATTAAAAAATGTGCTTTCTTCTTTTGGTGAAAAATATTTTATCGGTGAAGAATTGAATCGTCCTAAGCTCACAGATGATTTACGTAATTATGACGAAGCCCTTTTGAACAAAATGTTTGAGATGGATTTTATCAAGGAACATTTTATCAAGAAAGCTGCAGGTCAAACAATCTTTCAAATTGAGCAGTTCGAGGAAGCGGTACTTTATAATTCCTACTGGGATACCAGCTACACGAAATATGAAAATCGTGTGGGCCTGAGTTCAGGGGGAAAATTTCTTCAAGACAGTCAAGATGTTGTTCTAGATTTTCCCTTTAAAGATTGTGTCCTCACTGCTTCTATGACCAAAGAGGATAATGATGATGGATATGATGAAGCGTTTTTGAATGAAGTTATTGAAAAGGACGAAATTGATCGATTATTTGATAAAAAAATATTCGTAAATACAGAACGTTTTGACAATAGTAAAATTACACAGAGCAGCGAAGCGAAAGATAATAGGATTGTTTCTTTTGATAAGGAGAAAGATAATCTGATTATTAAAGGAAATAATTTGCTGGCACTTCATACACTTAAAGAGAATTATAAAGACCAAGTAAAACTTATTTATATCGATCCACCTTACAATACGGGTAAAGACTCTTTTTTGTATAATGATAAATTTAGCCGCTCAACATGGTTAACTTTCATGAAAAATCGATTAGAAACTGCTCGTGAACTTTTGAGCGATGACGGCTCAATTTTTATCTCGATTGATGATAAACAGTACGCTTATCTTCGAGTACTGTGCGATAACATATTTGGAGAAAGCAATCATTTAGAGACTTTCCATTTCCAAGTCCGCTATACAAATAAATCATTGAACGAGCGTGATAATTTTCAACCGGTAATTGAGTATTGTCTTGCTTATGCAAAAGATAAAAATAATTTTAAGCCAAATAAACCAACTGTTGCTTATGATACGACGAAATTCAATCTAGACATTAAGGAATTGAAGTCTCCTGATAAGACGATCGAAGTAAATGGCAGAAAGGTTGATATTTTTTTGCCCTCAAGTTATGAGATTAAAAAAGTATCTGATGAAGAGACCAACTCTCTTTCTTACTTTAAAGAAACTTGGGTAACTGGATCCATTTATTCCGGAACTGGACACGGTCAAATGTATCAAAAAGTAGTTGAACCTAGATTGAATGAAGACGGTTATGGCGTTCTATATAAAATAGATGGACTTGGAGAAGACGGGCTGGGTTATAGATATATGACAGGCCCTAAAAAAATAGGGGCAGCAAAAGGAAAAATGTACAATAAAATTCCGACGGCTAAACTTGAAGGCATTAAATCGGGAACATATTACAAAGAAGTTCCGATCGTAAACTATTATGATTTTAGCCCCCAAGTCGGTAATATTAGGCATGAGGGTGGAACAGCATTTAACTCTGGTAAAAAGCCAGAGAAAATGCTCAAAATGATTATCGATATGGCTACTAATGAAAATGATTTAGTTTTAGATTTTCATTTAGGAAGCGGCAGTACAGCTGCAGCAGCAATGAAACTTCATCGTAGATTTATTGGTATTGAGCAAATGGATTACATTAAAAATCTAGTTGTAAAACGTCTTAATAATGTGATTAATGGAGATAAGACTGGCATTTCAAGTGATGTTAATTGGCAGGGTGGAGGCTCGTTTGTTTATGCAGAGCTTTTTCCTAAAAACATGGAATACTTGCAGGATATCATCAATGCCAATGAAATTGAAGAATTAAAGTTAGTCTATGAACGAATGATTCAAGGTACTGCCGATATTTCATTTCGTGCTGATTTGAATAAGATTGATTGGGATGAAGGATTTGATGAAAATAAACGGCTGCTTGTAAAACTGCTTGATAAAAATGGACTTTACTATAATTATTCAGAAATTGATGATGCCAATGTCCGTGATATGATCTCTGATAAAGATTACACCTTCAACAAATATTTTTATGCGAAAGGAGAATAG
- the guaA gene encoding glutamine-hydrolyzing GMP synthase translates to MVKDVDKIIVLDFGSQYNQLITRRIREMGIYSELLDHTVSVDQIRELSPKGIIFSGGPMSVYDEGAYKVDREIYEMGIPILGICYGMQLMVYNLGGSVIPSEDREYGHADIKVLNSESLLFKDLPEEEPVWMSHGDLVRELPAGFTKLAESPNTPFAAMENPRKKFYGVQFHAEVRHTKYGMDMLRHFAFDVCQAKANWTMEDFIDTQVEKIRQEVGSEKVLLGLSGGVDSSVVAMLLHRAIGDQLTCIFVDHGLLRQGEADQVMASLSDRFGLNIIKVDASQSFLNKLKGVTDPEQKRKIIGKEFIDTFDAEASKLKGIKFLAQGTLYTDVIESGTSNAQTIKSHHNVGGLPEDMQFKLIEPLRTLFKDEARELGEKLGLPHDLVWRQPFPGPGLAIRILGEITAEKLEIVRVSDAILREEVKNAGLESEIWQYFTVLTGVRSVGVMGDGRTFDYTIAIRAITSIDGMTADFYRMDWDLMQKISTRIVNETPHVNRVVYDVTSKPPATIEWE, encoded by the coding sequence ATGGTAAAAGACGTAGATAAAATTATTGTTCTTGATTTCGGCAGTCAGTACAATCAATTGATTACTCGCCGAATTCGGGAAATGGGAATTTATTCAGAGTTACTAGATCATACAGTTTCGGTTGATCAAATCCGCGAGTTATCCCCGAAAGGGATTATTTTTTCTGGCGGCCCAATGAGCGTTTATGACGAAGGAGCATATAAGGTTGACCGTGAAATTTATGAAATGGGTATTCCAATCCTGGGGATCTGTTACGGAATGCAATTAATGGTTTATAATCTTGGCGGTTCAGTGATTCCAAGTGAAGACCGAGAATATGGACATGCTGATATCAAGGTTTTAAATTCGGAGTCGCTCCTCTTTAAAGATTTACCTGAAGAAGAGCCAGTTTGGATGAGTCATGGCGATTTGGTTCGGGAGCTTCCAGCAGGTTTTACCAAATTGGCAGAAAGTCCCAATACTCCGTTTGCTGCAATGGAAAATCCTCGTAAGAAGTTTTATGGGGTTCAGTTCCACGCAGAAGTTCGTCATACTAAATACGGGATGGACATGCTGCGTCACTTTGCTTTTGATGTTTGTCAGGCAAAAGCCAATTGGACGATGGAAGATTTTATCGATACACAGGTAGAAAAAATTCGCCAAGAGGTAGGCAGTGAAAAAGTTCTCTTAGGATTATCGGGGGGTGTTGATTCAAGTGTAGTTGCAATGCTTTTGCACCGAGCAATTGGGGATCAGCTAACTTGTATTTTCGTCGATCACGGTCTTTTAAGACAAGGTGAAGCAGATCAAGTAATGGCAAGTTTGAGTGATCGATTTGGGCTTAACATTATCAAGGTTGACGCATCTCAATCCTTTTTAAATAAATTAAAAGGGGTCACTGATCCCGAACAAAAACGTAAAATTATCGGAAAAGAATTTATTGATACTTTTGATGCAGAAGCTTCAAAACTTAAAGGCATCAAATTCTTGGCGCAAGGGACGCTTTACACTGACGTGATTGAATCGGGCACAAGTAATGCGCAGACGATTAAGTCACATCATAATGTCGGTGGCTTACCAGAGGATATGCAGTTTAAGTTAATCGAACCATTGCGGACACTGTTTAAAGACGAAGCCCGTGAGCTGGGCGAAAAGTTAGGCTTACCGCATGATCTTGTTTGGCGTCAGCCATTTCCAGGTCCCGGACTCGCAATTCGCATTTTAGGTGAGATCACCGCTGAAAAGCTTGAAATTGTTCGAGTTAGCGACGCTATTTTAAGAGAAGAAGTAAAAAATGCAGGATTAGAAAGTGAAATCTGGCAATACTTCACTGTTTTAACAGGTGTGCGCAGTGTTGGGGTCATGGGAGACGGTAGAACGTTTGATTACACGATTGCAATTCGGGCAATTACATCAATTGACGGCATGACCGCTGATTTTTACCGCATGGATTGGGATCTAATGCAAAAGATTTCAACTAGAATTGTTAATGAAACACCACACGTCAATCGTGTAGTTTACGATGTAACGAGTAAACCGCCTGCGACAATTGAATGGGAATAA
- a CDS encoding NAD(P)-binding oxidoreductase, producing the protein MKFFIIGANGRIGKELCNDLLEKGHVVTAAARHFEQLDDLKGLTKVKLDLNDNAQAIAKTMTANPDVIYFVAGSRGNDLLNIDTYGAVKSMQAAEINHIKRFVMLSGYGSLTPSFWEQTSLKEYYTAKYFADNWLISNTNLDYTILQPGTLTEKPLTGKVSLNTSEAGENSIKDVAAVLAAIPEHKNTNKKIISMHDGSTPIDEALKEV; encoded by the coding sequence ATGAAATTTTTTATCATTGGAGCTAATGGAAGAATCGGCAAAGAACTATGTAACGATTTACTCGAAAAAGGGCACGTTGTAACTGCCGCTGCTCGTCACTTTGAACAGCTTGATGATCTCAAAGGACTTACAAAAGTTAAGCTGGACCTAAATGACAACGCCCAAGCAATTGCCAAAACAATGACAGCAAATCCCGATGTCATCTACTTTGTTGCTGGTTCCCGCGGAAATGATTTACTAAATATCGACACTTATGGTGCAGTAAAATCCATGCAGGCTGCTGAAATTAATCACATTAAACGTTTTGTGATGCTTAGCGGCTACGGTTCTTTAACTCCAAGTTTTTGGGAACAAACCTCGTTAAAAGAATATTACACGGCAAAATATTTTGCCGACAACTGGTTAATTTCTAATACGAACCTTGACTACACGATCCTGCAGCCTGGAACCTTAACCGAAAAACCACTAACTGGTAAAGTTTCATTAAATACCTCAGAGGCAGGAGAAAACTCAATTAAAGATGTTGCTGCAGTTTTAGCAGCGATTCCGGAACATAAAAATACAAACAAGAAAATTATTTCAATGCATGATGGATCGACTCCGATCGATGAAGCGTTAAAAGAAGTTTAA